A single window of Saccharomyces kudriavzevii IFO 1802 strain IFO1802 genome assembly, chromosome: 16 DNA harbors:
- the VPS28 gene encoding ESCRT-I subunit protein VPS28 (similar to Saccharomyces cerevisiae VPS28 (YPL065W); ancestral locus Anc_8.529), whose product MQKADIPTNQNKDISRLLRDEVPLFDNSITSKDKEIIETLSEIYSIIITLDHVEKAYLKDSINDSQYTNTVDKLLKQFKVYLNSQNKDEINKHFQSIEAFSNKYNITASNAITRLERGIPITAEHAISTSIPTPSGEQGSSNDRKFNAKNVAEATGNFITVMDALKLNYNAKDQLHPLLAELLLSINRVTRDDFENRSKLIDWIVRINKLSIGDALNETQIRELLFDLDLAYKSFYALLD is encoded by the coding sequence atgcAAAAAGCAGATATACCAACAAACCAAAATAAGGATATTTCCCGTTTGCTTCGCGATGAAGTACCCTTGTTCGACAACTCTATAACTTCgaaagataaagaaatcatcGAAACACTCTCGGAAATATATTCCATCATAATCACATTAGATCATGTGGAGAAAGCATACTTGAAGGACTCCATAAACGACAGCCAGTATACAAATACTGTAGATAAACTGCTAAAACAGTTCAAGGTCTACTTAAACTCTCAGAATAAGGATGAAATTAACAAACATTTTCAATCTATTGAGGCGTTCTCCAACAAATACAACATTACGGCCTCAAACGCAATAACAAGATTGGAAAGAGGTATACCAATTACGGCCGAACATGCGATCTCCACTTCCATCCCAACCCCGTCTGGTGAACAGGGTTCCTCTAACGATAGAAAATTCAATGCCAAAAACGTCGCTGAAGCCACCGGTAACTTCATCACCGTAATGGATGCTTTGAAGCTGAACTATAATGCCAAAGATCAATTGCATCCCCTACTGGCAGAACTTTTACTCAGTATAAACCGTGTCACCAGGGACGACTTTGAAAATAGGTCGAAACTAATCGATTGGATTGTCAGGATAAATAAGTTGTCAATCGGTGATGCCTTAAACGAAACACAAATCAGAGAACTACTGTTCGATTTGGATCTAGCCTATAAAAGTTTTTATGCCTTATTAGATTAA
- the CWC27 gene encoding putative peptidylprolyl isomerase CWC27 (similar to Saccharomyces cerevisiae CWC27 (YPL064C); ancestral locus Anc_8.528), with product MSGNIEPQTTAKCILYTTKGNIAVELWAKECPETSKLFLTELSDGAYINGNFKELKPSQWLMFNAVGTNEDRAVVQERNPRIKFNKDGLFGWDRKRNTWFVTVQADSKHVLNDCNVFGKIVGTSIYIFREILSGELETFSRDDEVKRFMYPAVLKDFEITVPFFEDISPSKRRLEDDERIPQQPKKKLMTSSKVKIVYEDDEEDDDDANDDSDVLEAKPSKRIILPAWIKDESRSEEPKSDVSVDQPEEPPVTEPTELHDGVHGPAIEEREGQENVEEDIMDKREQETLEMLAKFQQQMKNKKILK from the coding sequence ATGTCCGGTAATATAGAACCTCAGACAACAGCTAAATGTATACTATATACGACAAAAGGGAACATAGCCGTTGAATTATGGGCTAAAGAGTGCCCCGAGACCAGTAAGCTGTTCTTAACCGAGCTGTCAGATGGCGCATATATCAATGGGAATTTCAAGGAGCTAAAACCGAGCCAATGGCTAATGTTCAATGCAGTTGGTACTAATGAAGATCGTGCGGTTGTCCAGGAGAGAAATCCGCGGATAAAGTTCAACAAAGATGGGCTTTTTGGATGGGATAGAAAAAGGAATACATGGTTTGTAACTGTGCAGGCTGATTCTAAACATGTCTTGAATGATTGCAATGTGTTTGGGAAAATTGTTGGGACTTCTATTTACATCTTCAGAGAAATCTTGAGTGGTGAGCTTGAAACTTTCTCTCGGGATGATGAGGTGAAACGATTCATGTACCCTGcagttttgaaagattttgaaataacAGTACCTTTTTTCGAAGACATCTCTCCATCAAAAAGAAGGCTGGAAGATGACGAAAGAATACCACAACAgcccaaaaagaaacttaTGACATCATCAAAAGTAAAGATCGTatatgaagatgatgaagaggacgacgacgacgctaatgatgatagtgatgtTCTAGAGGCCAAACCAAGCAAGAGAATTATTCTCCCGGCATGGATTAAGGATGAGAGTCGAAGCGAGGAACCCAAGTCTGATGTTTCCGTAGATCAGCCGGAAGAACCGCCAGTCACCGAACCAACGGAGCTGCACGATGGCGTCCATGGGCCGGctattgaagaaagagaaggcCAGGAAAACGTTGAGGAAGACATAATGGACAAAAGAGAACAGGAAACTCTGGAAATGCTGGCGAAGtttcaacaacaaatgaaaaacaagaagattctGAAATGA
- the TIM50 gene encoding protein translocase subunit TIM50 (similar to Saccharomyces cerevisiae TIM50 (YPL063W); ancestral locus Anc_8.527) has translation MLSILRNSVRLNSRVLRTLPSTTGTLVVAQVSKRLLTSSPAFLQKETKDEKPKSILTDDMLFKAGVDVDENGQGKNGEKAGEAGEEQEGQNGPLSRTEKSRRKRQTTTDIKREKYANWFYIFSLSALTGSAIYMARDWEPQESEELKKDIDNGYSLSLMYKRFRARFNSMFTYFQEPPFPDLLPPPPPPPYQRPLTLVITLEDFLVHSEWSQKYGWRTAKRPGAEYFLGYLSQYYEIVLFSSNYMMYSEKTAEKLDPIHAFVSYNLFKEHCVYKDGVHIKDLSKLKRDLSKVIIIDTDPNSYKLQPENAIPMDPWNGEADDKLVRLIPFLEYLATQQTKDVRPILDSFQDKKNLATEFDHRVKKLKDKFYGDAKTGGNWAMKALGVGNTLGGSTTKFPLDLIHEEGQKNYLMFMKMIEEEKEKIRIQQEQMSGQTITLKDYVEGNLPSPEEQMKIQLEKQKEVDALFEEAKRKKKNAESK, from the coding sequence ATGCTGTCTATTCTAAGAAATTCAGTGAGACTGAATTCAAGGGTTCTTAGAACTTTGCCATCTACCACTGGTACTCTGGTGGTGGCTCAAGTATCCAAGAGACTTTTGACAAGCTCTCCGGCTTTTTTACAAAAGGAGACAAAGGACGAAAAGCCCAAATCCATTCTTACAGATGATATGTTGTTCAAAGCTGGtgttgatgttgatgaGAACGGTCAAGGCAAGAATGGAGAAAAGGCAGGAGAAGCAGGAGAGGAGCAAGAAGGTCAGAATGGGCCCCTGTCCAGAACTGAAAAATCCAGAAGGAAAAGACAAACCACTACAGATataaaaagagagaaataTGCCAATTGgttctatattttttcgTTATCTGCATTAACAGGCTCTGCGATATATATGGCAAGGGACTGGGAGCCTCAGGAATCTGAAGagttgaagaaagatatcGATAATGGTTATTCCTTGTCGCTAATGTACAAAAGATTTAGAGCTCGTTTTAACTCAATGTTCACTTACTTCCAAGAACCACCTTTCCCAGACTTACTACCCCCACCGCCACCACCGCCATATCAAAGACCATTAACCTTAGTCATCACGTTAGAAGATTTCCTGGTTCATTCAGAGTGGTCGCAAAAGTACGGTTGGAGAACCGCTAAGAGACCCGGTGCCGAGTATTTCCTGGGTTACTTGTCACAGTATTACGaaattgttttgttttcatccAATTATATGATGTATTCGGAAAAAACCGCCGAAAAACTGGACCCAATCCACGCCTTCGTCTCTTATAACTTATTCAAGGAACACTGTGTTTACAAAGACGGTGTGCACATCAAGGATCTCTCAAAACTGAAGAGAGACTTGAGCAAAGTCATCATTATCGACACAGACCCTAACAGCTACAAACTTCAACCTGAAAATGCTATCCCAATGGACCCATGGAATGGCGAAGCCGACGACAAACTGGTCAGATTGATTCCATTCTTGGAGTATCTGGCCACGCAACAAACCAAGGACGTAAGACCAATCTTGGACAGTTTCCAAGACAAGAAGAACCTAGCCACTGAATTCGACCATCGTgtgaaaaaactgaagGACAAGTTTTATGGAGATGCTAAGACTGGCGGAAATTGGGCCATGAAGGCGCTTGGTGTCGGAAACACCCTAGGCGGCAGTACAACCAAATTCCCGCTCGATTTGATCCATGAAGAAGgtcaaaaaaactatttGATGTTCATGAAGATgattgaagaggaaaaggaaaagatcAGAATACAGCAGGAACAAATGAGTGGACAGACAATTACGTTGAAAGACTACGTTGAGGGTAACCTACCCTCTCCCGAAgaacaaatgaaaatacaATTGGAGAAGCAAAAGGAAGTGGATGCGTTATTCGAAGAGgcaaagaggaagaagaagaatgcCGAGTCCAAATGA
- the ALD6 gene encoding aldehyde dehydrogenase (NADP(+)) ALD6 (similar to Saccharomyces cerevisiae ALD6 (YPL061W); ancestral locus Anc_8.525) has product MTKLHFDTAESVKITLPNGLTYEQPTGLFINNKFTKAQDGKTYAVEDPSTEAIVCEVSSATTEDVEYAIECADRAFHDTEWATQDPRERGRLLSKLADEIESQIELVSSIEALDNGKTLALARGDVTIAINCLRDAAAYADKINGRTINTGDGYMNFTTLEPIGVCGQIIPWNFPIMMLTWKIAPALAMGNVCILKPAAVTPLNALYFASLCKKVGIPAGVVNIVPGPGRTVGAALTNDPRIRKLAFTGSTEVGKSVAVDSSESNLKKITLELGGKSAHLVFDDADIKKTLPNLVNGIFKNAGQICSSGSRIYVQEGIYDELLAAFKAYLETEIKVGNPFDKANFQGAITNRQQFDTIMNYIDIGKKEGAKILTGGDKVGDKGYFIRPTVFYDVKEDMRIVKEEIFGPVVTVAKFKTLEEGVEMANSSEFGLGSGIETESLSTGLKVAKMLKAGTVWINTYNDFDSRVPFGGVKQSGYGREMGEEVYHAYTEVKAVRIKL; this is encoded by the coding sequence ATGACTAAGCTACACTTCGACACTGCTGAATCAGTAAAGATCACTCTTCCAAACGGTCTAACATACGAACAACCAACTGGTCTgttcatcaacaacaagTTTACGAAGGCTCAAGACGGTAAGACTTATGCCGTCGAAGATCCTTCCACTGAAGCTATCGTCTGTGAAGTCTCTTCCGCCACGACTGAAGATGTTGAATATGCCATTGAATGCGCCGACCGCGCCTTCCACGACACCGAATGGGCCACACAGGACCCAAGAGAAAGAGGCCGTCTACTGAGCAAGTTGGCTGACGAAATAGAAAGCCAAATTGAATTGGTCTCCTCCATCGAAGCCTTGGATAACGGTAAGACTTTGGCATTGGCCCGCGGTGACGTTACCATTGCCATCAACTGTTTAAGAGATGCTGCTGCCTACGCTGACAAGATCAATGGTAGAACCATTAACACCGGTGACGGTTACATGAACTTCACCACTTTAGAACCAATTGGTGTCTGTGGGCAAATCATCCCATGGAACTTCCCAATTATGATGTTGACCTGGAAAATTGCCCCAGCTTTGGCCATGGGTAATGTCTGTATCTTGAAGCCTGCTGCCGTTACACCTTTGAACGCCCTATACTTTGCTTCTTTGTGTAAGAAGGTTGGCATTCCCGCCGGTGTCGTCAACATCGTTCCAGGCCCTGGCAGAACTGTCGGTGCCGCTTTGACTAACGACCCAAGAATCAGAAAGTTGGCCTTCACCGGTTCCACCGAAGTCGGTAAGAGTGTCGCTGTCGACTCCTCTGAGTcaaacttgaagaaaattaccTTGGAATTGGGCGGTAAATCTGCTCACTTGGTCTTTGACGATGCTGACATCAAAAAGACTCTACCAAACTTGGTAAATGGTATCTTCAAGAACGCCGGTCAAATTTGTTCTTCCGGTTCAAGAATCTACGTCCAAGAAGGTATCTACGACGAGCTGTTGGCTGCTTTCAAGGCATACTTGGAAACCGAAATCAAAGTCGGTAACCCATTCGACAAGGCTAACTTTCAAGGTGCCATCACCAACCGTCAACAATTCGACACCATCATGAACTACATCGACATTGGTAAGAAAGAAGGTGCCAAGATCCTGACTGGTGGTGATAAAGTTGGTGACAAAGGTTACTTCATCAGACCAACTGTATTCTACGACGTCAAGGAGGACATGAGAATTGTCAAGGAAGAAATCTTTGGTCCTGTTGTTACCGTTGCAAAATTCAAgactttggaagaaggtGTCGAAATGGCAAACAGCTCTGAATTCGGTCTAGGTTCTGGTATTGAAACCGAATCTTTGAGCACAGGTCTAAAGGTGGCAAAAATGTTGAAGGCTGGTACTGTTTGGATCAACACATACAACGACTTCGACTCAAGAGTTCCATTCGGTGGTGTTAAGCAATCTGGTTACGGTAGAGAAATGGGTGAAGAGGTCTACCATGCATACACCGAGGTTAAAGCTGTCAGAATCAAGTTATAA
- the MFM1 gene encoding Mfm1p (similar to Saccharomyces cerevisiae MFM1 (YPL060W); ancestral locus Anc_8.522) has protein sequence MRAFSRVLTTSHPILSNSIILRTVKHFGSSVPSYDFSRQTPKVDPDNTAAMLLQKNLIQRNNMLYGYGSGTIRCTLLDSTGRAKSPSVVIKREDLVSKHGLLPRDLRKIEKSRKNDLVPSLLVRENSILISLLTVKALIKPDMVIIFDSTGSGITLNSEAHKDFINDMKLRLRNQETTELNSDPLPYEFRALETIFISALSNLTSEMKVLLTICKGVLQDLEFSITRDKLRFLLGQNKKLSSFNKKAVLVRDMLDDLLEQDDVLCDMYLTDKKAGKIRVQDDHTEIEMLLETYHNYVDEIVQKSESAISDVKTTEEIINIILDSNRNQLMLLGIRYAIGMLSLGGALFLGSIYGMNLESFIEKSNYGYLTVSILGLISTVWLYAKGIRHLHKLQRMTLLSKIKTESSREPPLKK, from the coding sequence ATGAGAGCATTCTCCCGGGTATTAACCACATCCCATCCTATATTATCCAACAGCATTATCCTTCGAACAGTGAAACACTTCGGTTCATCAGTCCCTTCTTATGATTTCTCCAGACAAACACCCAAGGTGGACCCTGACAATACGGCAGCGATGCTGCTACAGAAAAATCTGAtccaaagaaataataTGCTTTACGGGTATGGATCGGGAACCATACGATGTACCTTACTTGATTCTACGGGACGAGCCAAATCACCATCAGTAGTGATAAAACGCGAAGATCTAGTTTCAAAACACGGCTTACTGCCGAGAGATCTACGTAAAATCGaaaaatcaaggaaaaacGACTTGGTTCCTAGTTTGCTCGTGCGAGAAAATTCTATATTGATCAGTTTGCTTACTGTGAAAGCCTTAATCAAGCCCGATATGgtcatcatttttgattcCACCGGTAGTGGAATAACTTTAAACTCAGAAGCTCACAAGGACTTCATAAACGATATGAAGCTGAGACTGAGGAATCAAGAAACAACCGAGCTGAACAGCGATCCACTTCCTTATGAATTCAGAGCGTTGGAAACCATCTTCATTTCGGCCTTATCTAATCTTACAAGTGAAATGAAGGTGCTCTTAACCATATGCAAAGGCGTGCTACAAGATTTAGAATTTAGCATAACAAGAGACAAGTTAAGATTTTTATTAGGTCAGAATAAGAAATTGAGCAGcttcaataaaaaagcaGTTCTTGTTAGAGATATGCTGGATGACTTATTGGAGCAGGACGATGTGCTTTGCGACATGTATTTGACGGATAAAAAAGCAGGCAAAATTAGGGTCCAAGATGATCATACTGAAATCGAAATGCTTCTGGAAACATATCATAATTACGTCGATGAAATAGTTCAAAAGAGTGAAAGTGCCATTTCTGATGTGAAAAcaacagaagaaatcaTAAATATTATTTTAGATTCTAACAGAAATCAATTGATGCTGTTGGGAATACGATATGCTATAGGGATGCTTTCATTGGGGGGCGCTTTATTCCTGGGTTCTATTTATGGTATGAATTTGGAAAGTTTTATAGAGAAAAGCAATTACGGCTACCTGACCGTCTCAATTTTGGGGCTCATATCCACCGTTTGGCTTTATGCAAAAGGAATCAGACATTTGCATAAATTACAACGTATGACATTATTaagcaaaataaaaacagaATCCAGTCGCGAACCACCACTGAAAAAATAG
- the GRX5 gene encoding monothiol glutaredoxin GRX5 (similar to Saccharomyces cerevisiae GRX5 (YPL059W); ancestral locus Anc_8.519): MFFSKFNPIRSFSPILRTSTLLRHQTRMFLSTEIKKAIEDAIESAPVVLFMKGTPEFPKCGFSRATIGLLGNQGVDPAKFAAYNVLEDPELREGIKEFSEWPTIPQLYVNKEFIGGCDVITSMARSGELADLLEEARALVPEEEETKDN, encoded by the coding sequence ATGTTTTTCTCAAAGTTCAACCCAATAAGGTCATTCTCGCCTATCCTCCGGACTTCGACCCTTCTTCGTCACCAAACTCGAATGTTTCTGAGTacagaaataaaaaaggccATTGAAGATGCTATCGAATCAGCTCCAGTGGTTCTCTTTATGAAAGGTACTCCCGAGTTTCCAAAATGTGGGTTTTCAAGGGCGACTATAGGATTACTAGGGAACCAAGGTGTTGACCCGGCTAAATTTGCGGCTTATAATGTCTTAGAAGATCCAGAGTTACGTGAAGGTATAAAAGAATTTTCTGAATGGCCAACTATTCCCCAGTTGTATGTAAATAAAGAATTCATCGGCGGCTGTGACGTTATTACGAGCATGGCACGCTCTGGTGAATTAGCTGATTTGCTAGAAGAGGCGCGTGCCTTGGTacctgaagaagaagaaaccaagGATAATTAA